A single region of the Granulicella aggregans genome encodes:
- the pstC gene encoding phosphate ABC transporter permease subunit PstC, translated as MSPTQMTTNSESNPSEPRSTVRALEVPLPSAPAAGEPPTPVLTPSIIRQFLSSRGSGKFADQAFAGLMLTCALSIFAIVIFIASILVLRSKLSLHAFGFKFFTSQAWDPVSGDFGALPFIYGTLATSFLALLMAVPLALGVAVFLTELCPKMLRAPISFLTELLAAIPSVVYGLWAVFVLVPMMRDSLGPFLVKTLGWTGFFEGANFGVGMLTASIILAIMILPIISSLTRDIMLAVPNSQREAVLALGATRWEMIRVGVLRNSRIGIVGAVMLGLGRALGETMAVTMVIGNHAEINKSLFAPGYTLASVIANEFSEATGDVYLSALIEIGLALFLVTIVVNTIARLLVWAVTRGAPARVA; from the coding sequence GTGTCTCCTACACAAATGACCACCAACTCCGAATCCAATCCATCTGAGCCGCGCTCGACGGTTCGCGCCCTCGAGGTCCCTCTGCCGTCTGCGCCTGCCGCCGGAGAGCCACCGACGCCCGTGCTTACACCGTCGATCATTCGGCAGTTCCTTTCTTCGCGAGGCAGCGGCAAGTTTGCCGACCAGGCGTTTGCCGGGTTGATGCTGACGTGCGCTCTGAGCATCTTCGCGATCGTTATCTTTATCGCGTCGATCCTGGTGTTGCGCTCGAAACTGAGCCTGCATGCATTCGGCTTCAAGTTCTTCACCAGCCAGGCATGGGATCCGGTCAGCGGCGACTTCGGTGCGCTTCCGTTCATCTACGGGACGCTTGCGACGTCCTTCCTCGCACTGCTCATGGCGGTTCCGCTGGCGCTGGGAGTGGCCGTCTTCCTGACAGAGCTATGCCCCAAGATGCTGCGCGCGCCTATCTCGTTCCTGACTGAACTGCTGGCGGCTATCCCAAGCGTTGTCTATGGCCTCTGGGCCGTGTTCGTTCTGGTGCCGATGATGCGCGACTCTCTGGGACCGTTTCTGGTGAAGACGCTGGGATGGACTGGTTTCTTCGAAGGCGCGAACTTCGGTGTCGGCATGCTGACGGCGAGCATTATTCTCGCGATCATGATCCTGCCGATCATCTCGTCGCTGACGCGCGACATTATGCTGGCGGTTCCGAACAGCCAGCGTGAGGCGGTACTGGCTCTTGGCGCGACTCGGTGGGAGATGATCCGGGTGGGTGTTCTGCGGAACTCGCGGATCGGTATCGTCGGCGCGGTGATGCTTGGGCTTGGCCGCGCGTTGGGCGAGACGATGGCGGTCACGATGGTGATCGGAAATCACGCGGAGATCAACAAGAGCCTGTTTGCGCCGGGATATACCCTGGCCAGTGTGATCGCGAATGAGTTCTCCGAGGCGACCGGCGACGTGTATCTCAGCGCGTTGATTGAGATTGGGCTTGCGCTCTTCCTGGTAACGATTGTCGTCAATACGATCGCCCGCCTGCTGGTATGGGCGGTGACGCGCGGCGCTCCGGCGAGGGTGGCATAA
- a CDS encoding winged helix-turn-helix domain-containing protein: MSQTIFVLEDDADISRLVQYHLESAGYAVRSYLAIGQILSDAERQPPSLFLLDIMVPGGDGLDLCRRLRQNPNLSSIPIIFLTARAAENDRVQGLELGADDYITKPFATRELVARVKAVLRRFERPSAPSVLKFENIEIDASAMQLRVSGELVTTTATEFRLLDYLARHPGRVFSRDHLLDAVWGDARFVTPRSVDVYVRRIREKIEADAETPRFLKTMRGAGYRFEIPKVVPA; this comes from the coding sequence TTGAGTCAGACAATCTTTGTATTGGAAGACGATGCGGACATCTCGCGGCTCGTCCAGTATCACCTGGAGAGCGCAGGCTATGCGGTGCGCTCCTACCTTGCCATTGGGCAGATTCTTTCGGATGCAGAACGCCAGCCACCCTCGCTCTTCCTGCTGGACATTATGGTTCCTGGTGGAGACGGGCTTGATCTCTGCAGGCGGCTTCGTCAGAATCCGAACTTGAGTTCAATTCCGATCATCTTTCTCACGGCTCGCGCGGCTGAGAACGATCGGGTACAGGGGCTGGAGCTTGGGGCGGACGACTACATCACCAAGCCTTTTGCGACTCGCGAGCTGGTGGCCCGAGTAAAGGCGGTGCTGCGCCGGTTCGAGCGGCCGAGTGCGCCTTCGGTGTTGAAGTTCGAGAATATTGAGATCGATGCCAGCGCGATGCAGTTGCGCGTCAGCGGCGAGCTGGTGACCACCACGGCGACCGAGTTCCGGCTGCTGGATTATCTGGCCCGGCATCCGGGACGGGTGTTCAGTCGCGATCATCTTCTGGATGCGGTCTGGGGCGATGCCCGGTTTGTCACTCCGCGTTCTGTCGATGTCTATGTCCGGCGAATTCGCGAGAAGATTGAGGCTGACGCCGAAACGCCACGGTTCCTGAAGACGATGCGCGGGGCGGGATACAGGTTTGAGATCCCCAAGGTTGTCCCGGCGTAG
- the hemW gene encoding radical SAM family heme chaperone HemW gives MESLGIYISVPFCKAKCTFCNFASGAFGLERMDGYVDGLVAEIAAARVRAAELKAELPGSVDTIYFGGGTPSLLEPKQLQSIFAALRREFEIAAGAEVTLECAPGQMSEATLEEAMAHGVNRVSFGVQSFVDEETAAVGRLHTAEACQAEIARVRAAGISEISLDLIAGLPRQTAQSWKRSLDAVVESGVPHASVYMLEVDEESRLGKELIAGGPRYQATAVPTDEAMTEFYARAIEQFGEAGLEQYEISNFAREGHASRHNLKYWAREPYLGLGVDAHSMLRKGDGAVRFANGDSLEDYAVGAGCEVTSVDPDEAFEEALFLGLRRNVGVRLGELEREFGSARVEDLDAPLRELVQGGLMCREGDTVRLSGRGRLISNEVFGELLRVAV, from the coding sequence ATGGAGTCGTTGGGAATCTACATCTCGGTGCCGTTCTGCAAGGCGAAGTGTACGTTCTGCAACTTCGCTTCAGGGGCGTTTGGGCTGGAGCGTATGGACGGCTACGTCGATGGGTTGGTTGCCGAGATCGCCGCAGCGCGGGTGCGGGCTGCGGAGTTGAAGGCAGAGCTGCCGGGGTCCGTCGATACGATTTACTTTGGTGGCGGAACGCCGAGTCTGCTGGAGCCAAAACAATTGCAGAGCATCTTTGCGGCGCTGCGACGAGAGTTTGAGATCGCGGCAGGAGCCGAGGTGACGCTGGAGTGCGCGCCGGGGCAGATGTCGGAGGCGACGCTCGAAGAGGCGATGGCGCATGGAGTGAATCGCGTCAGCTTCGGGGTGCAGTCGTTTGTGGATGAGGAGACGGCTGCGGTGGGAAGGCTGCATACTGCGGAGGCTTGCCAGGCGGAAATCGCGCGGGTGCGGGCAGCTGGGATCTCGGAGATCAGCCTGGATTTGATTGCGGGGCTTCCTCGGCAAACGGCTCAGAGCTGGAAGCGGTCGCTCGATGCGGTGGTGGAATCGGGCGTGCCGCACGCGAGCGTCTACATGCTGGAGGTCGATGAGGAGTCGCGGCTTGGCAAGGAGTTGATCGCTGGCGGGCCTCGCTACCAGGCGACGGCAGTGCCAACCGATGAGGCGATGACAGAGTTCTATGCGCGGGCGATCGAGCAGTTTGGCGAGGCGGGGTTGGAGCAGTATGAGATCTCGAACTTCGCGCGGGAAGGTCATGCGTCGCGGCACAACTTGAAGTATTGGGCTCGGGAGCCATATCTGGGACTTGGAGTGGATGCGCACTCGATGCTGCGCAAGGGCGACGGCGCGGTGCGGTTTGCTAACGGGGATTCTCTGGAGGACTACGCCGTCGGGGCTGGGTGTGAGGTGACGTCTGTCGATCCGGATGAGGCGTTCGAGGAGGCGCTGTTTCTGGGGCTGCGGAGGAATGTGGGAGTGCGGCTCGGGGAGTTGGAGCGAGAGTTTGGAAGCGCGCGCGTGGAAGATTTGGATGCACCGCTGCGAGAGCTGGTGCAGGGTGGTCTGATGTGCCGGGAGGGTGACACGGTGCGGTTGAGCGGGCGCGGGCGGTTGATCTCGAATGAGGTCTTTGGGGAGTTGCTCCGGGTTGCGGTTTGA
- the pstS gene encoding phosphate ABC transporter substrate-binding protein PstS → MKLNVIAAGLLALTASAGVAQNINGAGATFPNPIYSRWFAEYNKIHPEVKINYQPIGSGGGIRQVSEGTVDFGATDGPMNDQQIADSKIKTIHIPTVLGAVVPVFNIPGNTKDLNFSSEVIADIYLGKISKWNDPRIAKDNPGVQFPDKAILPVYRSDGSGTTYIFTDFLSKVSPDFQSKIGKGTSVKWPTGIGQKGNEGVAGMVRQSPYSFGYVELIYARANNMQFGAVKNKAGKFLKATTDGVTAAAAAAAKSMPKDYRVSITNADGPDSYPISSFTWLLIPVKSVDPAKGKALQGFLDWMITTGEGEASSMTYAPLPKQVQEMVKQTIKTVK, encoded by the coding sequence GTGAAACTGAACGTTATTGCAGCAGGCTTGCTGGCGCTAACCGCAAGCGCGGGAGTTGCCCAGAACATCAATGGCGCGGGTGCCACTTTTCCGAACCCGATCTACTCCCGCTGGTTTGCCGAGTACAACAAGATTCACCCCGAAGTGAAGATCAACTATCAGCCGATCGGTTCGGGCGGCGGTATTCGCCAGGTCTCGGAAGGCACGGTTGACTTTGGTGCGACCGACGGTCCGATGAATGATCAGCAGATCGCCGATTCGAAGATCAAGACAATCCACATTCCGACGGTTCTGGGCGCAGTGGTTCCGGTGTTCAACATCCCGGGTAACACGAAGGACCTGAACTTTTCTTCCGAAGTGATCGCGGACATCTACCTGGGCAAGATCTCGAAGTGGAACGATCCGCGCATCGCGAAGGACAATCCCGGCGTACAGTTCCCGGACAAGGCAATCCTGCCGGTGTACCGCTCGGATGGATCGGGTACGACCTATATCTTCACGGACTTCCTGAGCAAGGTCAGCCCGGACTTCCAGAGCAAGATCGGCAAGGGCACCTCGGTGAAGTGGCCGACAGGTATCGGCCAGAAGGGTAACGAGGGCGTCGCCGGGATGGTTCGCCAGTCGCCTTACTCGTTCGGCTATGTTGAGTTGATCTATGCGCGTGCGAACAACATGCAGTTCGGCGCGGTGAAGAACAAGGCCGGCAAGTTCCTGAAGGCGACGACGGACGGCGTGACGGCTGCTGCCGCGGCTGCCGCCAAGTCGATGCCCAAGGACTACCGGGTTTCGATCACCAACGCGGATGGTCCGGACTCTTACCCGATCTCGAGCTTTACCTGGCTACTGATTCCGGTGAAGTCCGTTGATCCGGCGAAGGGCAAGGCCCTCCAGGGTTTCCTGGACTGGATGATCACGACGGGCGAAGGTGAAGCTTCCAGCATGACCTACGCTCCTCTGCCGAAGCAGGTGCAGGAGATGGTCAAGCAGACGATCAAGACGGTCAAGTAA
- a CDS encoding CHASE3 domain-containing protein has translation MNLSHFNRIVRQVLFFPVISLVLVAAALSWQIFSSTDTVKLIQDSDQSIQQTNLVGRLISDQESGLRGFEVTSEKSFLAPYDQASDLLPAAFDKLEALKLNASEHQLIAQLRSDHEIWIESYARPVIAMTQASGQEAGLHDLALNQLGKRQMDKIRADLQAVVTADEAHRARRVDHWRVQVRDMVIGLVLFAVVIGIFIGLFTRNRLHVVSDAYQSWVDTLRVKNEELFLSGQQLRTTLASIGDGVITCDIDGRIRMMNQVASDMTGWKIDDALGRPLDTVFHILNGATRQLMEDPVHKVKRVDAIVGLGPNATTDTILVRQDGTEINISDSGAPIRDQDGAITGIVLVFRDVTVAKRTQEALIANEKLAVAGRLAASIAHEIHNPLDSVSNMLYLMGAGSTEEENKQFLQMAQQEIARVTQISRSMLSLYRESTAPIPINIREILSGTLVLLDHRVQDLQSTVHLTAPDDLTIHGFPAELRQVFTNLVINAVEAAGASGHVEVTAKHVLPAESPATERHAAGVLVEILDNGPGISDAASSKLFQPFFSTKGEQGTGLGLWVSRGIVSKHGGMINLESRKDTRGAVARVFLSTQPVISPGGAD, from the coding sequence TTGAACTTAAGTCACTTCAATCGCATCGTGCGTCAGGTACTTTTTTTCCCGGTCATCTCGCTGGTGCTGGTCGCGGCCGCGTTGTCCTGGCAGATCTTCAGTTCCACCGATACCGTAAAACTCATCCAGGACTCTGACCAGTCCATCCAGCAGACCAATCTTGTGGGACGCCTTATCTCCGACCAGGAGTCGGGACTGCGCGGCTTCGAGGTGACCAGCGAGAAGAGTTTCCTCGCGCCTTACGACCAGGCGAGCGATCTCCTTCCAGCCGCCTTCGACAAGCTCGAAGCGCTCAAGCTCAATGCCTCCGAGCACCAGCTGATCGCCCAGCTTCGCTCCGACCACGAGATCTGGATCGAGTCCTATGCCCGCCCCGTCATCGCCATGACCCAGGCCAGCGGTCAGGAGGCCGGCCTTCACGATCTCGCACTCAATCAGCTCGGCAAGCGGCAAATGGACAAGATTCGGGCCGATCTTCAGGCCGTCGTCACCGCAGACGAGGCCCACCGTGCCCGCCGCGTGGACCATTGGCGCGTTCAGGTGCGCGACATGGTCATCGGTCTGGTTCTCTTCGCCGTCGTGATCGGTATCTTCATCGGCCTCTTCACCCGAAACCGTCTGCACGTCGTCTCCGACGCCTACCAGAGCTGGGTGGACACCCTTCGCGTCAAGAATGAGGAACTCTTTCTCTCCGGCCAGCAGCTTCGTACCACGCTTGCGTCCATCGGCGATGGTGTCATCACGTGCGATATCGACGGCCGCATTCGCATGATGAACCAGGTCGCATCGGACATGACTGGATGGAAGATCGACGACGCCCTGGGACGGCCTTTGGACACCGTATTCCATATCCTTAACGGCGCGACCCGTCAGCTCATGGAAGATCCTGTCCACAAGGTCAAACGCGTCGACGCCATCGTCGGCCTTGGCCCGAACGCGACGACCGACACCATCCTCGTCCGCCAGGACGGCACCGAGATCAACATCAGCGACAGCGGTGCCCCTATTCGTGACCAGGATGGAGCCATCACCGGCATCGTCCTCGTCTTCCGCGATGTCACCGTAGCGAAACGGACCCAGGAAGCCCTTATCGCCAACGAAAAGCTCGCCGTAGCCGGTCGCCTTGCCGCCAGCATCGCCCACGAGATTCACAATCCGTTGGACTCTGTTTCAAACATGCTCTACCTCATGGGTGCCGGGAGCACCGAGGAAGAAAACAAGCAGTTTCTGCAGATGGCCCAGCAAGAGATCGCCCGCGTCACCCAGATCAGCCGCTCGATGCTCAGCCTCTACCGGGAGTCCACCGCGCCTATCCCTATCAATATCCGGGAGATCCTCTCCGGCACTCTCGTCCTGCTCGACCACCGTGTACAGGACCTTCAATCCACGGTGCACCTCACCGCGCCCGACGATCTCACCATCCACGGCTTCCCTGCCGAGCTACGCCAGGTCTTCACCAACCTCGTCATCAATGCCGTCGAAGCCGCCGGTGCCAGCGGCCACGTTGAGGTCACCGCCAAGCACGTTCTGCCCGCCGAATCCCCAGCCACAGAGCGGCACGCTGCCGGCGTCCTCGTCGAGATACTGGATAATGGCCCGGGAATCTCAGACGCCGCATCGTCGAAGCTCTTCCAGCCGTTCTTCTCCACCAAGGGCGAGCAAGGCACCGGCCTCGGTCTCTGGGTCAGCCGCGGAATCGTCAGCAAGCACGGCGGCATGATCAACCTCGAAAGCCGCAAAGACACCCGCGGCGCGGTCGCCCGCGTCTTCCTCAGCACCCAGCCGGTCATCTCACCCGGCGGAGCCGACTAG
- a CDS encoding threonine aldolase family protein, with product MIDLRSDTVTKPSEKMRRAMAEAEVGDDVYGEDPTVNLLEAKAAEVFRREAAIFMPTGTMGNVTAIRLHTQHGQEVICEARSHVLDWEMGMIAAFAGCQVRTVAAERGILTWAHIAPVIAPSIYYRAQTGLICVENTHNMAGGTVTPVVVFEEIWAEAKKAELPVHLDGARVFNAAVALNLSVAELTRGFDTVMFCLSKGLGAPVGSMLVGSKELIAKARSVRKALGGGMRQAGVLAAAGLIALEEGPGRLAHDHVNARILAEAVAESGLVEIDLEAVQTNIVIFKLIAGDAAAYVERLKTRGVLASAIGPDAVRFVTHLDVDRSVCERAAEIAVEELER from the coding sequence TTGATTGATCTGCGAAGCGACACGGTAACGAAGCCGTCAGAGAAGATGCGGCGGGCGATGGCTGAGGCTGAGGTTGGGGATGACGTCTACGGCGAAGACCCTACCGTAAACCTGTTGGAGGCGAAGGCTGCGGAGGTCTTCAGGCGCGAGGCGGCGATCTTTATGCCGACCGGAACGATGGGGAACGTGACGGCGATCCGGCTGCATACGCAGCATGGGCAGGAGGTGATCTGCGAGGCGCGTTCGCATGTACTGGATTGGGAGATGGGTATGATCGCGGCGTTTGCCGGATGTCAGGTGCGGACAGTCGCGGCGGAGCGCGGGATTCTGACGTGGGCGCATATCGCGCCGGTGATTGCGCCGTCGATCTACTACCGGGCACAGACGGGGCTGATTTGCGTCGAAAATACGCACAATATGGCGGGTGGCACGGTGACCCCGGTTGTGGTCTTCGAGGAGATCTGGGCAGAGGCGAAGAAGGCTGAACTTCCGGTGCATCTTGATGGGGCGCGGGTCTTCAATGCGGCTGTGGCTTTGAATTTGTCGGTCGCAGAGCTCACGCGCGGGTTCGATACGGTGATGTTCTGCCTGTCGAAGGGGCTGGGCGCGCCTGTAGGCTCGATGTTGGTGGGATCGAAAGAGCTGATCGCGAAGGCGAGGAGCGTTCGCAAGGCGTTGGGCGGAGGGATGCGGCAGGCGGGTGTTCTTGCGGCTGCGGGGTTGATTGCGCTTGAAGAAGGGCCGGGGCGTTTAGCGCATGACCATGTGAACGCGCGAATCCTCGCTGAAGCGGTTGCTGAATCCGGACTCGTCGAGATCGATCTTGAAGCCGTGCAGACGAATATCGTGATCTTCAAGCTGATCGCCGGGGATGCGGCGGCCTATGTGGAGCGGTTGAAGACGCGAGGCGTCCTGGCGAGCGCGATCGGGCCGGATGCTGTGCGATTCGTCACGCACCTGGATGTGGATCGATCGGTGTGTGAGAGGGCTGCGGAGATCGCGGTGGAGGAATTGGAGCGCTAG
- a CDS encoding sensor histidine kinase, which translates to MKRSFFVTVFLRLTLAMAFVAGTRALLPQKDWYITVLAVIGWAALAAVWTTYSVRQAISPLERAAGAIADRPDEVAEGTLAQADGGDFAPGYRDFERLSKALAGAAAQVDQSLEQSKESRRELEALLDSMQDAVIAVDAAGRIQWSNQRMQRLMPGASSSRGTLGSGSVRVGHSLVQTIRDPEVLACVRSALDSRTVCERKSTTLLPGKTFEINASPMPGGGAVAVLHDVTRIEQVERTQRDFVANVSHELRTPLTSITGYVETLLDHEESLTPVAREFLSTILKNATRMNRLTEDLLVMARIESTEQKLHPGPIPADSLVREAIEAMSGLVQDSDANLEIGEVTSRQVYADHDAVMQVLSNLIENGIKYGRTRSSEFARVVVSASEISEPYEMVEFRVRDFGQGIAFEHLGRIFERFYRVDKARSRESGGTGLGLAIARHMVEAQGGTIRAESELHRGSTFIFCLPVAQYPVTN; encoded by the coding sequence TTGAAGCGTAGCTTTTTCGTTACCGTTTTTCTGCGGCTGACCCTGGCCATGGCCTTTGTGGCGGGGACGCGCGCGCTGTTGCCGCAAAAGGACTGGTACATCACTGTCCTCGCGGTGATCGGTTGGGCTGCGCTTGCGGCGGTGTGGACGACCTACTCGGTCCGGCAGGCGATCTCTCCTCTTGAAAGGGCAGCGGGAGCGATCGCCGACCGGCCGGATGAGGTCGCCGAGGGAACGCTTGCCCAGGCGGATGGCGGCGACTTTGCGCCCGGATATCGCGACTTTGAGAGGCTTTCGAAGGCGCTCGCCGGGGCGGCGGCACAGGTTGACCAGTCGCTCGAGCAGTCGAAGGAGAGCCGGCGCGAGTTGGAGGCGTTGCTCGACTCGATGCAGGACGCAGTCATCGCGGTCGATGCCGCCGGACGTATCCAGTGGAGCAACCAGAGGATGCAGCGGCTGATGCCGGGGGCGTCTTCTTCGCGCGGCACGCTGGGAAGCGGCTCGGTGCGGGTGGGGCACTCGCTAGTGCAGACGATTCGTGATCCTGAGGTGCTGGCGTGCGTCCGATCGGCGCTTGACAGCCGGACGGTGTGCGAACGGAAGTCGACGACGCTACTGCCGGGCAAGACCTTTGAAATCAATGCGTCACCGATGCCGGGGGGAGGCGCGGTCGCGGTGCTCCACGATGTAACTCGGATCGAGCAAGTCGAACGGACGCAGCGCGACTTCGTGGCGAACGTCTCGCACGAACTGCGGACGCCGCTCACGTCGATCACCGGATACGTGGAGACGCTGCTCGACCACGAAGAGTCGCTGACGCCGGTGGCAAGGGAGTTTCTGTCGACGATTCTGAAGAATGCGACGCGAATGAACCGGCTTACGGAAGACCTGCTGGTGATGGCGAGGATCGAGTCGACCGAGCAGAAGCTCCATCCCGGCCCCATCCCGGCGGATTCGCTGGTGCGCGAGGCCATCGAGGCGATGAGCGGCCTGGTGCAGGACTCGGACGCAAACCTTGAGATTGGCGAGGTGACAAGCCGCCAGGTCTATGCCGATCATGACGCGGTGATGCAGGTCTTGAGCAATCTGATTGAGAATGGCATCAAGTACGGCCGGACACGGAGCAGCGAGTTTGCCCGGGTGGTGGTTTCAGCGAGCGAGATCTCGGAGCCGTACGAGATGGTGGAGTTCCGGGTGCGGGATTTTGGGCAGGGAATCGCGTTCGAACACCTAGGCCGGATCTTCGAGAGATTCTACCGAGTGGACAAGGCCCGGTCCCGGGAGTCCGGGGGCACCGGCCTGGGGCTGGCGATCGCCCGGCACATGGTCGAAGCGCAGGGTGGAACGATTCGGGCGGAGAGCGAACTGCATCGCGGAAGTACGTTCATCTTCTGCCTTCCGGTAGCGCAGTATCCGGTAACTAACTAA
- a CDS encoding response regulator: MSESETPARKMKTPVVLCIDDELIGLRVRRILLERAGYTVLGALDGAEGIELFAQHPIDAVVLDYAMPGMNGAEVATRLREMRPEVPILLLSAYLGLPPEVTSLVDVYMTKGEGAPMLLKKLHVMLTLTRPHDGQRRQDHTPE, encoded by the coding sequence ATGTCCGAAAGTGAGACGCCGGCGCGGAAGATGAAGACACCCGTAGTCCTTTGCATCGACGACGAGTTGATCGGACTCAGGGTGCGCAGAATTCTCCTTGAACGGGCCGGATATACCGTTCTCGGCGCCCTGGATGGTGCCGAGGGCATCGAGCTCTTCGCCCAGCACCCCATTGACGCTGTCGTCCTGGACTATGCGATGCCAGGCATGAACGGCGCCGAGGTAGCCACTCGACTCCGCGAGATGAGGCCCGAAGTCCCCATCCTTCTGCTCTCCGCCTATCTTGGATTGCCTCCGGAAGTCACTTCCCTGGTTGACGTTTATATGACCAAGGGCGAGGGGGCCCCCATGTTACTTAAGAAACTACACGTCATGCTCACGCTGACCCGTCCTCACGACGGTCAGAGGAGACAAGACCACACCCCCGAGTAG
- the pstA gene encoding phosphate ABC transporter permease PstA produces MSTKPVTPTPAMREPTNFNTRRMKLDQFRRATMNNLITGLAILSTVVVITPLLLILGYLIYKGASSLNFAFFTQIPKPVGEDGGGMANSIVGSGVILSLASLMGIPVGIAAGVYLAEFGRGKVLADAVRFTADVLNGVPSIVMGISIYSLIVMQQKHFSAFAGGVALAIMMVPTITRTTEEMLMTVPHAIREAALGLGVPKWRTAISVSLRTASPGIITGCMLAFARVAGETAPLLFTAFGNQFWSLSLTQPIAALPLQIYIYATGPYDEWHRLAWAGSLVLIMLIMVSVTLVRIFANRGVLKGGS; encoded by the coding sequence ATGAGCACAAAACCTGTGACACCGACCCCCGCGATGCGCGAGCCGACCAACTTCAACACAAGGCGGATGAAGCTGGATCAGTTTCGCCGCGCGACGATGAACAACCTCATTACCGGGCTCGCGATCCTGAGCACGGTCGTTGTCATTACGCCGCTGTTGCTGATCCTCGGCTACCTGATTTACAAGGGCGCAAGTTCGCTGAACTTCGCGTTCTTCACGCAGATTCCAAAGCCCGTGGGTGAAGACGGCGGCGGCATGGCGAACTCGATCGTTGGGTCGGGCGTCATTCTCTCACTGGCGAGCCTGATGGGAATTCCGGTGGGTATTGCAGCGGGCGTTTATCTGGCGGAGTTTGGCCGCGGCAAGGTGCTTGCGGATGCCGTTCGCTTCACGGCGGACGTACTCAACGGCGTTCCGTCGATCGTGATGGGCATCTCTATCTACTCGTTGATCGTGATGCAGCAGAAACACTTCTCTGCCTTCGCGGGCGGCGTCGCTCTGGCGATCATGATGGTGCCGACGATTACGCGGACCACGGAAGAGATGCTGATGACCGTGCCCCACGCGATTCGCGAAGCGGCGCTGGGTCTCGGCGTGCCGAAGTGGCGGACGGCGATCTCGGTCAGCCTGCGGACGGCTTCGCCGGGCATCATCACGGGCTGCATGCTGGCGTTTGCGCGCGTCGCGGGCGAGACAGCTCCGCTGCTGTTTACGGCGTTCGGCAACCAGTTCTGGAGCCTGAGTCTTACTCAGCCCATCGCTGCGCTGCCCCTGCAGATTTATATCTACGCGACCGGACCCTATGACGAGTGGCATCGTCTGGCATGGGCCGGATCGCTGGTTCTGATCATGTTGATTATGGTTTCGGTAACGCTTGTCCGGATATTTGCCAACCGCGGCGTACTCAAGGGAGGTAGCTAG